In Vespa velutina chromosome 1, iVesVel2.1, whole genome shotgun sequence, the genomic stretch atgagagagagagagagagagagagagagagagagagagagagagagagagagagagagagagagataaaagatctTTTATACACGCGTGATTTAAGAATatgttattagaaaataataactttgacAGAGAACATCGACGAacaaatatcgatatataaaatcgtaattaaaatcgtttccttttttcattcatttgaatatatcttgaaaaagttttatcaGAAATTTTGCACTTCTcctaaacaaaaagaaaaaggaagaaaaaataagaattatattctctctctctctctctctctctctctctctctctctctccaaatcgatttttacgcgatAAAACATCTTCTTTccgtctttttttctaattttctttttgtttctttttcatgtttGGAATATCTCGTATCTCATAAAATCTCGCACGTAAAACGGTAAGCCATAGCGGAAGGCGATAACTCGTATCGACTCGTAAAGGATCATTAAGGTGGTCTTACCTGATTTATGTCGCTGCCAAGGTCCCTTGCGCTCTTGGCACTCCTAAGTCGATCTCCGCGATACTCTCGATAGCGCATCGTGACCTCGTCGTCCGTCAGTGCACCACTGCTACCGCTTCTCGagttcttcttattcttctcttccttggctttcttttccctcttacTGAACAACTGCTTCACCTTGCTCATCGTGCCACTTTTCTTGGCAGCCTTCTTCTCGTATTTCTTATCAGCACCGGTGGGAGGCTTCGACGTGACCAATCCGCTCGTTGATTTACCGGTACCAATATCGTTCGAATATTTGTCATACTTTCGTTGTTCTAAAGGTGTTAAATTCATATTCCTATCGGTATGCCTTCTCTCGTTTTTGATAAATTGCCTACTAGCAAACCCTTCGTCCTCCGACTCGATCGGTTCTCGTCTATCGGCCTCCTGTGAGTCCCGTCTATAATCATTTTCGATACCAGAATCGGCAAGACGATCTTTCCTATCTGGATCGCTCAAACGTGTCTCCCGATAACGACGTTGTTCCATGTAAGCACGAGTTTCTTGCCTGGCATGTCGGGATTTACCATTTTCGTGATAACTCCGGAGTGGTCTAGTAGGTGGTGTCTCATCGATGGAACTCTTTCCGCGTGGACTATCACGGGCATCCGAATCGTCGAAATAATCGAGACGATTGCGCGATCTTCTCAATGGTTTCTTCGGTTCGGCATCAAGGACATTGCCATTTCGATGATCCTTACGAAGAGTACGCTCGTCGTATCGAGTTTCGCGACGAATCGATTCTCTCGCCGTAGTGTCGGAATCGTAACGACTCGAATTGTGACCATTGGTACCAGGATCGTTACTTCGTACACCACTTGGACCAGTCCGATCCGTTCTTATACGAGGTGGTGAACTGTCGTAATCATCGTGGATCGGATGTTTGCTGCTACTGTATCTTTGGGTAGTTCGAGTCTCCTTGTAATACTTGGACTCTAGCTGGCTACTGGTCATTTGCGAGATATCAGTGTCGTAATCATCGATCGGTCGTTCTCGTAAACTGTCAAGGTGTCTCTTAGTGAACGGTGATCTATCTTTTCTCGTATTCGTTTCCCCAGCACTTCCGTAATCAACGTGACTGCAGAGATTCTCATGCGACCTTGTCGTGTATTCGTTTCTTAAGATCCTCGATTTCTCGCCAAGCTCGTTCAAACGTTGAGTCGATTTACTCATTCCGCGAATagattcgaaatttttattcattttcgaaaGGTTCTCGTTAGGGCGTACATCTCGATCGAGAAAATCGTCGCTCTTCGAAAGTTTTCTCTCAGCGGTAAATTTCCTTACGACAATCGGCGACGAAAGTGTATCATTGTCCTTCGGCTCGTTTCGGAAATAATTACTCGTCCTTGGATTCGTCGAATCGTCGGCTAAATAATTGGTAGATTTATAAGGGCCACCGCCCAAATGATTTCTTTCGAATCTCTCTTCCGGACTGGTCCTACTTCTGTCACTGAGAAATGGCTTGAAATCGTCCGTATAACTGCCGTGTGTCCTAGTTTCAACGATGTACTTGTCCCCGTACTTATCCGTTCTTGTTTCAACGGTATAACCATCTCTTGGCTTTGATTCGACGTAACCATCGGACGGGATTTtgttcgttattttcttctcgtaaCCATAGACTTTGCCATTGTCCTCGTGTATTtgcttttcgaaaatatatttctcccCATTGCTACTGGTCCTTGTCTCCGTGATATATGTATCGGTATAACGTTTAGGAGATGATATTCGATTGGGCGTAACCGGTGACGGGACGATCGGTTTGTCGATAATCTCGTGTTCGGACTTTTTGATCGACACGTTTGCCGTATTTTTCGCTGCATACATTTCGTCAGCTAATAGTCTCGATTTTATCCTCGACTCGAGTAGATCTCGTCTTGCACTTAGTTCGGACGTTTTATTGGATATACCACTTTGATGATTTTGTCTCGACGTGAGATCGGTACTCTCTCTACCGCTGGTATCGACGAAAATCGTCGAGGTATATTTCTCTGGCTCGTAACGTCGATCCAATTCAATCTCATCCTCGGGACATCGATTGTCTAAATCTCTGGATGAGAGAAAATCCTTTGAACCACCAAAGTGATTGCCAAAACGTGAAGTCGTCGTACTCTTTCGAGTTTCCTCGTAGCGAGACTTGAGATTATTTATCTCGTTGTTACGTCTGAGATCGCTACTGTAAGAATAATCCGTTCTACGATATTCTTTCTCAGCTGGACTGTTCTCTCGTGACGAGTCCTTTCTTTCAAGACCCAAACCCTCGTCACTATCGGAATGACTCCTTTGGGCCTTCTTCTTATCCGCTTGTACTTGAGCATACATCACGTTCGTTTGCGAAGATGGCGGTGGACTACCGGGATCATTTGGCCTCGTATAAGAGAATGGTCGATTGTTGTTATGTCCAAAACCAGGTCCCGGTGAGACCATAGTTCTCGTCAATTGTGGCGGTGGCGAGCGATCGCTCGATAATCGATGAATCATCTTGTTGATCGTCGATTCCTCGCCGCGTTTCTGAAGATCGTATCTGCTGCTGTGCAGCATGCTCCCGACCCGGTCGACCTCGTCGACCTCCTCCCGAAGCTTCGTCTCTTTTCCTTGCTGCGACGAGTTACAATTCGTTGTTTCCGTCTTCTTACGTGCCGTCACTTCCTTCTCTTCACCGGTAATACGATCCTTATCATTCGTGATATCTAACTTATTCTGTCTCTCAactactttattttcttttctcgtctcGATTGATCGCTCGAGAGAGATCTCTTTAGTAGTCTCCTCGATCTTCTCCTTCGTTTCAACTCGTCCAATTATTCTCTCGACATTTGTATCACCTTCCTCCTGCTTTGACTTTTTAGCATTCGGCTTATTAACCTCTTCCTTATTAATCACTTCAAAATGAAACGGTTGTTGAGTATGATCGACCTGTGGTGATGTCTCGATTATCGGCGACAGCTGTTTCTTAGCACGAGCCGTACTACTCAAATGCGAACCTTCGCTTTCGCTACCACTTCTCTTACGGTATTGTCTACTCGACGTACCTGCGTCGCTAACGCTACGGCCAACCggcttcctttttctttctaattttggCGAAAAGAATTTAGCTAGTGtacctttcaattttttcgaaCTAGCATCGCTGCTACTTCTCTCCaacgttttcttctttgcttttgGCGTCCAAGACAATTGATCGCCACTCGTCGTATTTGTACTTGTTGTAGCACCTATCTCTTCGCTTTTACGTCTCTTCACGTCTAACGGCAATTCTGGAcgttttttattaacgttacccCGTCTTGCTGGTAACGTGCTGAACTTACCGGGCAATCGTCTATTGTCGTGTGCTACACAACGTAAGCTACCAGCTTGTTGCAGCACTAGTGCTGCCTCCTGTGCTAAGTCTTCCTTGCTGCGTGATAATATGTTCTCCTTGTGCACCGGGCTCAATATCAACCTACCTTCTCCATCTCCTACAAGAGCCGCGGTCACGCGCGGTGCACCACGTCCTGAAACAATTGATATTCAGTTAGCTTCGATCCTATGTATTTTTCTATACGTGACAGACTGACCATTTATATGTGGTGTCTTTAAAATACATACTCAAATACCTTTGAtcattttaaacattaaataagaaatgataGATCGacgaaaagtataataattaacgtatAACAATTTTACAGATCCCTATGATTTATAagctttcttttattaattacaaaatttctaacgtcatatatatatatatatatatatatatatatattaattttgatcaaAGTTAAATCAcacttttcataaaatttcatcagatataaatagaaaattaaatagcGTGAATAAGATAAATGTTACTCTTTAAGATTATACCAGATTAATGTACACGaggatattctttttctttcacgtcaTTATCCGCACACGAGCATGATATATTGGTGatgtttaataatacattttaaagaCACCCTATATACGTCGTATCCGACATAGATTAATCCGTACATCGAAAGGACAAGAATTTAGGAATTTTAATCGAACCGATAATAGATATCGGCCATCCACCTGAGAGCATGAGGCCTTCTAAATTAGCGATTTATGTTAAGTAGCACGGTCGTTAGTAGTTAATCACCAAGTTTAATCGCCAACGGACGCACGTCGTCTCTGGTAGGCCACGAACGAGTTCGTTTGAAAGCCGCTAAATCGCTCGTTTGATTAGATCTACTCgatgactttttttttgttctttcaaagcgaaaagagcgagagagagagagagagagagagagagagagaaagagtgagagagggagagagaaagagagaaggatgatTCGTGATTAGCTTAGCTTAGGCGAAATTCGTGTTTCTCGATCTCGtaattcttcgttcgttcctatCGATTAGAGTACTCGCTCGTTACTCGTGTAAAAGGTCGACTTTCGCTGTCTAAACTTCTACTATGTGAACACGTGACGAACagatttctacttttttcttcatctttttctttctctttttctttttccttttccttttcgtttccctTTTACGTTCGCACATTTAAATCACGTTAATATTGACTGAAAGAGCGAAGTTAAGTAAACTTTTAATCGATGGTCTAACGTTTAATGGAAGTCTAACACGAGCGACGAAAGGAACGAGCGaaatgaatgtatataaatatatatatatatatatatttatgtatatatgtatatacgtatgtacgtatgtatgtatgaacgtatgtacgtacgttcaCCACTATAAGCTTTGAGATCAACAGTGCGAGCAGTTGAACgcagaaacgaacgaaaggcAGCACAGGGCCAAAGGTCAACGGGTGTGTACGCAACGGCTCAGCACGCCCACGCTGCGAAGCAGGTATCATCCGAGCGTGCCAGATCGCAATCTCCTTTAATAAAGCATCGTTCTCGCGTCTCGAATCGTGCTACGgaacttgaaatttttttccctttacatatatatatatatatatatatatatatatatatatacatacaataaaaaatatgttcaaTTTTTtagcaaagaaaaatatttttaattaatgcgCCAAGATAAATCtctaaatggaaataaatcgCATCGACTTAATAATCAGAAttaatatatctctttttttttatgtattattagataattattataaatttaaataatacaaattattattatttatataattgttctATTACCATTAGAtcctttttgaaatatatatatatatatatatgtatatatatatatgttacttatatatttcattcacgaatttatcgataaatctaATCGACGTTTTTGGTAATTAGGGGAACATTAACATAGATATGGATGATTAAAGGACACGAACGTGACAACTGTCTCTCGATAGATTCGATCGATGGATTTATAGCATCACTTGCCGCGTACACGAATGCAATGATCACAGTAAGAGGTCATCGACGGACACCTCGACGAGAAGGAGGTCGTCGAGCGACTCTAATCGTTCGCTGACTAAACTGCCGTGCCACTTTTAGTACAGGTAAGTACCTGCTAAAGCTAGATCTACAATGGCTCCCGCGCCATTTCCAATAACATCGTTCGCCTTTGCGCGTCGTGGGAAATCGCCTTTAAACAAACCCTTCGTGAAACGATTTACTTTACTACCGTttccgtttcttctttttcttcttcttttcctcctcttcctcccttttcctctttttcttcctttttctctttttattctttttcttctaattttctctctctctctctctctttctcgacttttttttttaagtcttTACGATCTTCGGCTTTGACAAAGAACCTTTGTAAaggttcttgtttttttttttcttccttctaacAACGTCAGTTTATCGCATTTAACGGAGAAAcggtaagagaaagaatggattttatattttcctctttcttgaactatgagaaaaggaaaattcacgtatatatatatatatttgtctttgTTAATGTTTACTTCAAAAACGCATAAAAAAGCGGAAATTATTGTTTCTCAAAactaaagaggaaaaaaaaatgttaaatttcaAAACACGTTCGCAGGCTCATAAACGATAAACACTGTTCGAATCactcaataaaaaatataaaaaaaaaaaaaaaaagaaaaaagaaaaaaaaaaaagaaaaccgagaaattttctaatcacGCAATTAGAACAACGGCATCGTTTCTAGAAATATAGTTGGTTTATCGATAGAAACCAGGTTTAATTATCGTCTAGCGATaaggattttctttattctcaatTGAGGAGAATTAATCGCGCGGCCCGGCATATAAAGTTTTTTAAACGAGAAActctatatacacacatacaagtatacagagagagagagagagagagagagagagagagagagagaaaggaagagagaaagcgagagagacagatacaAGACATGCATATTAcgtatatggatatatatatatatatatacatagataaatacttatatactaTAGATACGAGGGAACGAGCGGGTAATTTTAATCGCGATAACGAGTTTTAACGCGCGAGATGCGGAGTAAGGCGAGTAGAATCAATAGCCTCATGATTCTTTGATCTCGGACAAGACGCGATTCGATACCGTGATTCCAAAGACTAATTATTACCAGGATGTGCAGATCCCCACACGAGAATTACTCCGGCTTGCACGCATCgcataagtatgtatgtagacACGAGATCTTCCATTTGgcgaatagagaaagagagagtcccGATGTATTAGCATGTGGTGCACGTTTATGCCGAGTAGGAATTgatgcgagaaagaaagagagagagagagagaaagagagagagagagagagagagagagagaaagaaagaaaaaaagaaagagaaagatatatatatatatagagagagagagaaagaattctcTCACCGATCGTGAGGTACTTCTCAACGATGAGTACCTTCAAGATTCTCAAAGAGTCTTAGGCAAATGGCATCCAGACGAGTCAGTGATTTTCAAACGTTCTTTCGATCTTTATTCAAAACTCGAAACACTTTGTCGATGTATTTGCGTTAATCGTCGTTACTTcacgtttgtttgtttgttgcATATAAAACCAAGTTCTTAATGCGAATGATCGATCATTAAATTGATCAATtttggaaattattttaaaaataaatgattaatttataaattagaaGCGACACGATATATGTTTTGTAATTTACCTATTAGTTTCAACTTTGtgttttattaaagatttcaTTAGGTGGCATAAGCTTttcatacattattattattattattattattattattattattataattattatttagaagaaatataaaaggataaagatcATGGTTAAAATATGTAGTATCTATATTCTATTTGGTAAgcgaaaagaatttaaaatgtCGTACATCAATGagatacaataattatagaagaaatgaaatgagtGAGTGACGTACCGCTGCCACATAAAATTAacgtcgatttaattaataagatattaacGGATGTCATGAGTACTTGGAATACGTCATACCACCACACGTCATCTGATGAGTTTGCGGATAGGTAAGATAGTTTCTTGTCGCTCGACGAGTTTCTAATCCGTTTTAGATACATACCATTAAGTCGATATCGTGAGTATATTCAAAGAAGCTTGGTACATGTCCTGTTTTCGTTAGTGAAAAGGTATCTCACGATATTTAGTTAGGACATGTCACGTCTCTCACGTTGttatacattgaaatattctatatttttatttattgaaatcatcgtatcatttatttttatattattgaatcgatttaatatataaatcctaTATTgtccattgaaaatatttttgaactattaatctatgaaatataatttttatattgtcaacttttattttccataattagttaattcattttttttttctttctattcctgacattaaacattttattataatataaattgaaagaaaacaacTCTTGCGTATTTATAgtatagtaactataataactataatatgtataataaatatagtatgtAATTTAAAGGAAACGatagtatctatatataggTAACTATTAATATCTActaacaatatttaataaaatttcatagttAATTCTAAACACCCTAtatgtaaatagaaatatcaaaatgaaacGTATCTAATATTACCAAGCAATCTAACATTCCTATTATGCATTCTTAACTATATGAATTTGCGTTAACGATGAGATCAGACTcgaatcactttttttttatctcaccCTATCGAGAAACATATATCAAGTAAAGATCTTGAGGAGGGGGATGGAGGGCAGATAGGAATGTGTATATTCGAGATTCACaggtattctctctctctctctctttctccctctctctctctctctctctctctatccctttctctctcacacagaCCATATTCCCACGTATCTTTTGCGTAGTCGACGTATCGGTGCGTCAGCCAATAATTAACTCGTCGTGGTAATCGCTGCGCGTAGCCTTTCAGATCGTACGTTTCCGGGCCTGGCTAGAGCTTCTCTCGGGAAGATGCTGCGGTGTTCCAATCTGCGTTACTCGGTGACTAGCCGAATGTATGGGACAGCTCGTAGGGTGAAAATCGACGTCACGGCTGGAAGATCTCGTGGTTTATACGCGAACGATTTATGCTCGATTAAGGCAGCTAACAATTTGACTCGGCTtcggtgaaagaaagaaagaaagagagagagagagagagagagagagagagagaaggggtggGAGATAGAAGAGGACGGATAGAAGATGGCAGGTGCTTTGCGAATGCACGGTTCTCGAGCGGgtcagagaaagaagaaggtgaaGTAGAAGTATAGTGggggtaaagagaaagaattggCGGAAGTGTAAGTGGCGTCTTGCCGCGGGGGGTCAAAGATCGCACCACGGAGCTGACCCACTCTTTCGAGGCCCGTAAATGTTCCTCCTCTCAAGAAGATTCACCACCGATCCTTTTCCTTccatagaagaagaaagatcaaaagacggagagagaaagagagagagagagagagagagagagagagagagagagagagagatgataagACATAAATAAGTCCAATCATTTCCGGCGTGGATGAATAGATCTTTCATTGTTCTATCGTCATCAGACTTATCTAACATTTAtgagtttcttcttcttatttcttttttctttgttttctccttcttttttttctttatttttctttctttttttttcttttttttttttttttttttgatgaatACAATAATCAATCGTCTCTTGTGCTAACTGTCGGAAGAAAGATTtgactttgttttctttttttttttttgttttctcaaaTGTTCCGTCATCCAAACACTTCGAATGTCAACGAATtagtttatctatttttaagaTAGATAAGACAATTGCGTAATATGTATCATATAACTTTCGATGATAGGATTTCGATTTtctcttgtttgtttttctttcttttttttttttttggaaatgttcgatattccatatttttttctttttatttttccttacaAATTCTAGTAGCAGTCGAGTACACGACATTCTTGCACGCATTCCTTATTTCTCGAGAGAtcctcgaaagaaagagaaagagagagagtgagagagagagagacagacagacagacagacagacagagatagagagaaagagacagagacagagagagaaaaagacagagagacagagagagagagagagagagagagagagagagagagagagagaaagaaaaagaaagaaggtagTCTGTGAGGTAGCGCAAGaggtagaaaagaagaaaaaagtgcgAGAGAAGACGGGAGTGATTTACGGTCCATAAGGTCGGCTTTCGCGAACGCGTTAAGGGTACGCGAAGCGGTACCCGCTCTGCGCGTGATATCGCGTGGCCTAAATGATTGTTACAGAAGTTGTCGTACGGGAAAATGGATCGCGCCATTAATCGCCACTGCTTCGTGTTGGGTCGTTCGGAACGACCTaactcctttttttcttctttctctttctttctttctttctctctctctctctctctctctctctctctctctctctctctctctctctctctttcttttatctccgtatttttctcatcttccattatatttatttaacgatataatagTCATTTTATATCCTTAATTGATGTCATTTTATGTCCCAAATAATGAGACATAAATGACGTTTTaagttcttttcttatctttttgttttgttttcttttttgttttcttttttttttttttttttttatatatgtatttatttaatatatatgaaaaaattacgTTATATTTAAACGTTACCTCGAACAATTttggatttataaatttatatagtttcatttaattaagataagattaatatattattgaaaattcataTCAATATCATATAGGGtttctaaatttatatatatatatcgaagtttaagaatgattaaaataagattGAAACTTTATTGAAAATAGTGACATAAATTGATTAGATCAATCAATTTAAGTAgagtatcataaaaaaaaaaatgtctcaaatatatatatatatataaaattcgaacGATTGAGAATTTATTCACTATatctttacttctcttttttcgatcaacgaacgaacgaacaaatctttctctcttcatcgaAGTAAATCCGACGAGTTAAATCATCGTTCGTAACTTCGATAAGACGAATTAATGTCGAGAAATACGTGTTGG encodes the following:
- the LOC124956497 gene encoding uncharacterized protein LOC124956497, which codes for MLEVQRSDSLRKGEAYDPSSTHLLPPVTTGASVSGWKPAERSVSFNRDVHVKRIGRGAPRVTAALVGDGEGRLILSPVHKENILSRSKEDLAQEAALVLQQAGSLRCVAHDNRRLPGKFSTLPARRGNVNKKRPELPLDVKRRKSEEIGATTSTNTTSGDQLSWTPKAKKKTLERSSSDASSKKLKGTLAKFFSPKLERKRKPVGRSVSDAGTSSRQYRKRSGSESEGSHLSSTARAKKQLSPIIETSPQVDHTQQPFHFEVINKEEVNKPNAKKSKQEEGDTNVERIIGRVETKEKIEETTKEISLERSIETRKENKVVERQNKLDITNDKDRITGEEKEVTARKKTETTNCNSSQQGKETKLREEVDEVDRVGSMLHSSRYDLQKRGEESTINKMIHRLSSDRSPPPQLTRTMVSPGPGFGHNNNRPFSYTRPNDPGSPPPSSQTNVMYAQVQADKKKAQRSHSDSDEGLGLERKDSSRENSPAEKEYRRTDYSYSSDLRRNNEINNLKSRYEETRKSTTTSRFGNHFGGSKDFLSSRDLDNRCPEDEIELDRRYEPEKYTSTIFVDTSGRESTDLTSRQNHQSGISNKTSELSARRDLLESRIKSRLLADEMYAAKNTANVSIKKSEHEIIDKPIVPSPVTPNRISSPKRYTDTYITETRTSSNGEKYIFEKQIHEDNGKVYGYEKKITNKIPSDGYVESKPRDGYTVETRTDKYGDKYIVETRTHGSYTDDFKPFLSDRSRTSPEERFERNHLGGGPYKSTNYLADDSTNPRTSNYFRNEPKDNDTLSSPIVVRKFTAERKLSKSDDFLDRDVRPNENLSKMNKNFESIRGMSKSTQRLNELGEKSRILRNEYTTRSHENLCSHVDYGSAGETNTRKDRSPFTKRHLDSLRERPIDDYDTDISQMTSSQLESKYYKETRTTQRYSSSKHPIHDDYDSSPPRIRTDRTGPSGVRSNDPGTNGHNSSRYDSDTTARESIRRETRYDERTLRKDHRNGNVLDAEPKKPLRRSRNRLDYFDDSDARDSPRGKSSIDETPPTRPLRSYHENGKSRHARQETRAYMEQRRYRETRLSDPDRKDRLADSGIENDYRRDSQEADRREPIESEDEGFASRQFIKNERRHTDRNMNLTPLEQRKYDKYSNDIGTGKSTSGLVTSKPPTGADKKYEKKAAKKSGTMSKVKQLFSKREKKAKEEKNKKNSRSGSSGALTDDEVTMRYREYRGDRLRSAKSARDLGSDINQEDYSQRRRLSTPSGSPSPSRPTRLSRSTGTLTRDEDSFCESSNTLTRENQGQEAERKGWFKSLSRKNKSNTKSVDKKPRIPESEILTTGTEDEEASSAPERVSVQKNLRFFGDTDQESVSSNRDIRNKRVDERVCTKRDVSNSNRSHNLGIVSPPRKPPRLAESALSSGESTTGDSSQQSQNSQRSQRSVVYLHATTIGEIPGPNERRRAASREELNRPLQSHTRTVSRSVSVLAPWKPRHYREPFEINYDQQQHQKPMMTLRRRQRSRETLSRRGKEARRSKDNLSKTGTINRSTLKSKDKQKVDRTVSTESLSTKSRSVNSKPELSRSTSVPRDPNKSAGWFKLKSKKSRA